The following are from one region of the Synechococcus sp. CBW1108 genome:
- a CDS encoding bifunctional riboflavin kinase/FAD synthetase: MIPLRSPQEARRPTAIALGSFDGLHQGHRRVIASVTDLPAPAPSSVPAPVPTPVPTVVSFWPHPREVLHGEARLPLDLPAEKLHLLEPLGIQQLVLVPFTQELAALSPEAFVQQVLLDQLGARRIAVGDNFRFGAGRCGDSQTLAAIGQRHGIDVKVLPMLWDGTERVSSSRIRRALAEGDVAEAHRLLERPYRFRGLVVPGRGLGKTLGWPTANLQVDGRKFLPLEGVYAAAVSVAGGPMLPAVMNLGPQPTVDPMAPSAVEVHLLDRRLELVGMELQVQPLQLLRRQQTFASFEDLSSQIAADADRARALWGGVGVGEAPADEGGNPAEQQNP; this comes from the coding sequence TTGATACCCCTGCGATCCCCCCAGGAAGCCCGCCGGCCGACAGCCATTGCCCTGGGCAGCTTTGATGGCCTGCACCAGGGCCACCGAAGGGTGATTGCCTCGGTCACGGATCTGCCCGCTCCCGCGCCCTCTTCCGTGCCTGCTCCCGTGCCCACTCCCGTCCCAACGGTGGTGAGTTTCTGGCCCCATCCGCGCGAAGTGCTGCACGGGGAGGCGCGGCTGCCCCTGGATCTGCCCGCTGAGAAGCTGCACCTGCTGGAGCCGCTCGGCATTCAGCAGCTGGTGCTGGTGCCCTTTACCCAGGAGTTGGCCGCCCTCAGCCCGGAGGCGTTTGTTCAGCAGGTGCTGTTGGACCAGCTGGGGGCCAGGCGGATTGCCGTGGGGGATAACTTCCGCTTCGGGGCCGGCCGCTGCGGCGACAGCCAGACCCTGGCGGCCATCGGCCAGCGCCATGGCATCGATGTGAAAGTGCTGCCCATGCTCTGGGATGGCACGGAGAGGGTGAGCAGCAGCCGCATCCGTCGGGCGCTGGCCGAGGGGGATGTGGCGGAGGCGCACCGGCTTCTCGAGCGGCCCTATCGCTTCCGAGGCCTGGTGGTGCCAGGGCGGGGACTGGGCAAAACCCTCGGTTGGCCCACCGCCAATCTGCAGGTGGACGGGCGCAAATTTCTCCCCCTCGAGGGGGTGTACGCCGCCGCGGTGTCAGTGGCGGGGGGGCCGATGCTGCCGGCGGTGATGAATCTCGGCCCCCAGCCAACGGTGGATCCGATGGCCCCCTCGGCGGTGGAGGTTCACCTGCTCGATCGCCGCCTGGAGCTTGTGGGTATGGAGCTGCAGGTGCAGCCGCTGCAGCTGCTGCGTCGCCAGCAGACGTTTGCCAGTTTCGAAGACCTCAGCAGCCAGATTGCGGCCGACGCCGACCGGGCCCGCGCCCTATGGGGCGGGGTAGGCGTGGGTGAGGCCCCAGCCGATGAAGGTGGCAATCCCGCCGAGCAGCAGAATCCCTGA
- a CDS encoding DUF3611 family protein, whose product MADRLDLQLIAAALRRMGWVRLWAQVVLAVVVVGVLLFNNIGGRLAANSSRALGLGPGISLTTLAFLLLLWCIWQSGLIVRCGRALNSPVRPSKGETAKLIKRGLLADLVGLSLAVIGYQSLAGSLFVQASQQVPGFFGAQIQAAPGTAGRVVGLPITSIEMLSVLGNTQVLFAHLIGLWISLWLLQRVYRST is encoded by the coding sequence ATGGCTGACCGCCTCGACCTACAGCTGATCGCTGCAGCCCTGCGGCGCATGGGCTGGGTACGCCTCTGGGCCCAGGTCGTGCTGGCCGTGGTGGTGGTCGGCGTCCTGCTGTTCAACAACATTGGCGGCCGCTTGGCAGCCAATTCCTCCCGGGCCCTGGGCCTGGGGCCTGGAATTTCGCTGACAACCCTGGCCTTTCTGCTGCTGCTCTGGTGCATCTGGCAGAGCGGGCTGATCGTGCGCTGCGGCCGGGCCCTGAATTCTCCGGTGCGGCCCAGCAAGGGCGAAACGGCAAAACTGATCAAACGGGGCCTGCTCGCCGATTTGGTCGGTCTGAGCCTGGCGGTGATTGGCTATCAGTCCCTGGCCGGCAGCTTGTTTGTGCAAGCCTCCCAGCAGGTGCCGGGGTTCTTTGGTGCCCAGATCCAGGCGGCCCCCGGTACCGCCGGCCGGGTGGTGGGGCTGCCGATCACCTCGATCGAGATGCTGTCCGTACTGGGCAACACCCAGGTGCTGTTTGCCCATCTGATTGGGCTGTGGATCAGCCTCTGGCTGCTGCAGCGGGTTTACCGCTCCACCTGA
- the surE gene encoding 5'/3'-nucleotidase SurE, translated as MAPLRILISNDDGVFAEGIRTLANAALARGHQVSVVCPDQERSATGHGLTLQTPIRAERADELFDDGVQAWACSGTPSDCVKLALFSLLDEWPDLVLSGINHGPNLGTDILYSGTVSAAMEGTIEGLPALAVSSADFQWRQFAAAARLALDVAEGMLAEGWPDNMLLNLNVPARPPEAIGPLRWCRSAVRRYTDQFEQRVDPRGHTYYWLAGEVVNDLEAQVSGPESWPTDVAQINTGAPSLTPLQPDIFWRGVTRDLPDLSGLLAQVER; from the coding sequence ATGGCACCGTTGAGGATCCTGATCAGCAACGACGACGGCGTTTTCGCCGAGGGGATCCGCACCCTTGCCAATGCAGCCCTGGCCCGCGGCCACCAGGTGAGCGTGGTGTGTCCAGACCAGGAGCGCTCCGCCACCGGCCATGGCCTCACCCTGCAGACCCCGATTCGGGCGGAGCGGGCCGATGAGTTGTTTGATGACGGCGTCCAGGCCTGGGCCTGCAGTGGCACCCCCTCCGACTGCGTCAAGCTGGCCCTCTTTTCCCTCCTTGATGAGTGGCCGGATCTGGTGCTCTCCGGCATCAACCACGGGCCCAACCTGGGCACCGACATCCTGTATTCCGGCACCGTCAGCGCGGCGATGGAGGGAACGATCGAGGGCCTGCCCGCCCTGGCGGTGAGCAGCGCCGACTTCCAGTGGCGTCAGTTTGCGGCAGCGGCCAGGCTGGCCCTGGATGTGGCCGAGGGCATGCTGGCGGAGGGTTGGCCCGACAACATGTTGCTCAACCTCAACGTGCCCGCCCGGCCCCCCGAGGCGATCGGGCCGTTGCGCTGGTGTCGCTCGGCGGTGCGCCGCTACACCGACCAGTTCGAGCAGCGGGTGGACCCCCGCGGGCACACCTACTACTGGCTGGCAGGGGAGGTGGTCAATGACCTCGAAGCCCAGGTTTCCGGGCCAGAAAGCTGGCCCACCGATGTTGCCCAGATCAATACCGGTGCCCCTTCGCTGACCCCGCTCCAACCCGACATCTTCTGGCGTGGGGTGACCCGCGACCTGCCGGATCTGAGTGGTCTGCTGGCTCAGGTGGAGCGGTAA
- the pheS gene encoding phenylalanine--tRNA ligase subunit alpha, whose protein sequence is MSATVSLQQLTDQLVALESEAAAEISAATTAAELEELRVGLLGKKGRLSGLLGAMGKLPGDERPLIGQRANVLKEQVQSLLGERLKAVKTAAMAERIARESLDVTAPCSYTPAGHRHPLISTIEEIVDIFSGLGYRVSEGPEIETDHYNFSALNIPEHHPARDMQDTFYLGEGRLLRTHTSPVQIRYLEQNPPPVRVVAPGRVYRRDPVDATHSPVFHQVEVLAIDEGLDFSHLRGTVTAFLQQFFGDLPVRFRASYFPFTEPSAEVDVQWRGRWLEVMGCGMVDPAVLTGIGLDPERWSGFAAGLGVERFCMVRHGIDDIRRLYTSDLRFLEQF, encoded by the coding sequence GTGAGCGCCACCGTGTCCCTGCAGCAGCTCACCGACCAGCTTGTGGCGCTTGAAAGCGAGGCGGCAGCTGAGATCTCCGCTGCCACAACCGCCGCCGAGTTGGAGGAGCTGCGGGTGGGCCTGCTGGGCAAGAAGGGGCGCCTCTCCGGCCTGCTGGGGGCCATGGGCAAGTTGCCCGGCGACGAAAGGCCCCTGATCGGCCAGCGAGCCAACGTGCTCAAGGAGCAGGTGCAAAGCCTGCTCGGCGAGCGGCTGAAAGCGGTTAAAACCGCTGCCATGGCAGAGCGCATCGCCCGGGAGAGCCTGGATGTGACGGCCCCCTGCAGCTACACCCCAGCGGGGCATCGCCACCCGCTGATCAGCACGATCGAAGAGATCGTCGACATCTTCAGTGGGCTGGGATATCGGGTTTCAGAGGGGCCGGAGATCGAAACCGACCACTACAACTTCAGCGCCCTCAACATCCCGGAGCACCATCCGGCCCGGGATATGCAGGACACCTTCTACCTGGGGGAGGGCCGCCTGCTGCGCACCCACACTTCCCCGGTGCAGATCCGCTACCTGGAACAGAACCCGCCGCCGGTGCGGGTGGTCGCCCCTGGCCGGGTGTATCGGCGCGACCCGGTGGATGCCACCCATTCGCCGGTATTCCACCAGGTGGAGGTGCTGGCCATCGATGAGGGCCTGGATTTCAGCCACCTGCGCGGCACCGTGACGGCCTTCCTGCAGCAGTTTTTTGGCGACCTGCCTGTGCGCTTCCGGGCCAGCTACTTCCCCTTCACCGAGCCCAGCGCCGAGGTGGATGTGCAGTGGCGGGGCCGCTGGCTGGAGGTGATGGGCTGCGGCATGGTCGACCCCGCCGTGCTCACCGGCATAGGCCTCGATCCGGAACGCTGGAGCGGCTTTGCTGCGGGCTTGGGGGTGGAGCGGTTCTGCATGGTGCGCCACGGCATCGATGACATCCGCCGCCTGTACACCAGCGACCTGCGCTTTCTGGAGCAGTTCTAG
- a CDS encoding NAD(+) kinase — protein MPRVGLIVNDGKGVALATADAIEARFKAAGYGVVRVSSSGGMVGFANPDQHLRSRGYAACVPANFAPDLSLAVVLGGDGTVLSAARQTAPIGVPILTVNTGHLGFLAEAYLNELEAALDQVLSGEWTVEERTMLIVSVMRGEQRRWEVLCLNEMALHREPLTSMCHFEIAIGRHAPVDIAADGVILATPTGSTAYALSAGGPVITPDCPVLQLTPIAPHSLASRALVFSDREPVTVFPATPERLMMVVDGSAGSYLWPEDRVLVRRSEQPARFVRLADHEFFQVLRNKLGWGLPHVAKPGNGMAP, from the coding sequence GTGCCCCGCGTCGGACTGATCGTGAATGACGGCAAAGGCGTGGCCCTGGCCACTGCCGATGCCATCGAGGCCCGATTCAAGGCGGCCGGCTATGGCGTGGTGCGGGTGAGCAGCTCCGGCGGCATGGTGGGTTTCGCCAACCCAGACCAGCACCTGCGCAGCCGCGGCTATGCGGCCTGCGTGCCGGCAAACTTCGCCCCCGACCTCAGCCTGGCCGTGGTGCTCGGCGGCGACGGCACCGTGCTCTCGGCCGCCCGCCAAACCGCACCCATCGGCGTGCCGATCCTCACGGTCAACACCGGCCATCTCGGCTTTCTGGCGGAGGCCTACCTCAACGAGCTGGAGGCGGCGCTGGACCAGGTGCTCAGCGGCGAGTGGACGGTGGAGGAGCGCACGATGCTGATCGTCAGCGTGATGCGCGGCGAGCAACGCCGCTGGGAAGTGCTCTGTCTCAACGAGATGGCCCTACACCGCGAGCCCCTCACCTCGATGTGCCACTTCGAGATCGCCATTGGCCGCCACGCCCCCGTGGACATCGCCGCAGACGGCGTGATCCTCGCCACCCCAACGGGCTCCACCGCCTATGCCCTCAGCGCCGGCGGCCCGGTGATCACGCCCGACTGTCCCGTGCTGCAGCTCACGCCGATCGCACCCCACTCGCTGGCATCGCGGGCCCTGGTCTTCAGCGACCGGGAGCCGGTGACCGTGTTTCCAGCCACCCCCGAGCGACTGATGATGGTGGTCGATGGCAGTGCCGGCAGTTACCTCTGGCCCGAAGACCGGGTGCTGGTGCGGCGCAGCGAGCAACCGGCCCGCTTTGTGCGCCTGGCAGACCACGAGTTTTTCCAGGTGCTGCGCAACAAGCTCGGCTGGGGGTTGCCCCATGTGGCCAAACCCGGCAACGGCATGGCCCCATGA
- a CDS encoding response regulator transcription factor — protein sequence MSETLILLVGEEAEALAARLEASGYTCSAAAPAPADPAPDAVLLSADQAGRIPALRAQWGDLPLLLDVGEDTVEARVLCLSSGADDFWLSSLGPSDLLMRLRLHLDLTRRTNIPVQLLQVGDLVVNPSTRQVKRGARSVGLTAREYQLLILLLERKGTVVGRDLILRQVWNDDLGTTSNVIEVYVRYLRHKLEEGGEQRLIHTIRGQGYCLSERSPQLEARS from the coding sequence ATGAGTGAAACGCTGATCCTGCTGGTGGGAGAGGAGGCCGAAGCCCTGGCTGCGCGGCTGGAGGCCTCTGGATACACCTGCAGCGCCGCAGCCCCCGCCCCTGCTGACCCGGCCCCCGATGCGGTGCTGCTCTCCGCCGACCAGGCCGGCCGCATCCCGGCGTTGCGGGCCCAATGGGGCGACCTGCCCCTGCTGCTCGATGTGGGCGAGGACACGGTGGAGGCCCGGGTTCTCTGCCTCAGTTCTGGCGCCGACGACTTCTGGCTCTCCAGCCTCGGCCCCAGCGATCTGCTGATGCGGCTGCGGTTGCACCTCGATCTCACCCGCCGCACCAACATCCCCGTCCAGCTGCTGCAGGTGGGCGACCTGGTGGTCAATCCCAGCACCCGCCAGGTCAAGCGGGGTGCGCGGTCCGTGGGCCTGACGGCACGGGAGTACCAACTGCTGATCCTGTTGCTTGAGCGCAAGGGCACGGTGGTGGGGCGTGACCTGATCCTGCGCCAGGTGTGGAACGACGACCTGGGCACAACCAGCAATGTGATCGAGGTGTACGTGCGTTATCTGCGCCACAAGCTGGAGGAGGGCGGCGAACAGCGGCTGATTCATACGATCCGGGGCCAGGGTTACTGCCTGAGCGAGCGGTCACCCCAGCTGGAGGCCCGCAGCTGA
- a CDS encoding DUF192 domain-containing protein, whose translation MGFRAWMTGLSLPGMAAMLCGFTPPPQWLPITAQWCLAPERCIALEVADTPEKQSKGLQLRPPLPSLRGMWFPYNPPSLARFWMHRTPEPLDMLFVQGGRVVAIEVHTAPCMRLPCRSYGPDQAVDGVLELAAGQAEALGIQVGTAVRIEALGSQTAP comes from the coding sequence ATGGGTTTCCGTGCCTGGATGACGGGCCTGAGCCTGCCCGGAATGGCGGCCATGCTGTGCGGCTTCACGCCCCCGCCCCAATGGCTGCCGATCACGGCCCAGTGGTGCCTGGCACCCGAACGCTGTATCGCCCTGGAGGTGGCCGACACCCCCGAGAAACAGAGCAAGGGCCTGCAACTTCGCCCCCCCCTGCCGTCCCTGCGGGGGATGTGGTTTCCCTACAACCCGCCCTCGCTGGCGAGGTTCTGGATGCACCGCACCCCCGAGCCCCTGGACATGCTGTTTGTGCAGGGCGGCCGGGTGGTGGCGATCGAGGTCCATACCGCCCCCTGCATGCGCCTGCCCTGCCGCAGCTACGGCCCCGACCAGGCGGTGGACGGCGTGCTCGAACTGGCCGCCGGCCAGGCCGAGGCGTTGGGGATCCAGGTGGGCACGGCGGTGCGGATAGAGGCCCTTGGGAGCCAGACCGCACCCT